A stretch of the Capsicum annuum cultivar UCD-10X-F1 chromosome 8, UCD10Xv1.1, whole genome shotgun sequence genome encodes the following:
- the LOC107839573 gene encoding DNA polymerase zeta catalytic subunit isoform X5: MWKYSSQADTSTDPDIPNIKRQSISELEGDAIVDAIVNQQLISYMSVSQTCSQEKMVQSLIPIWEEEFARNGLYEVGLPPDPGKPLQDDVLKTLSHGIGYEEILMELSNDVKVSSDMLQSITSSMNDGNIANVEHGGSLNSIREPSKCSKEGLFQDHVVEKREETDACPKQLLVDQMEATVSVVPSQDVKASDQDALRLLNWLASSQAAEDINSDDDLGQETILSPSMPATTIDTVLEKANVAYENESQQECEDILDSVRDCYFEELERKTSQSISNNRSCRSSSSMIIPQLDGSNDDPNPFPFVNDSSETYKKFGRSSQADSWNKATLATNNKHRNKRPGWCSLPIALGQNLNDSHPNPVHTPSSHICDERAGRRTSSHMNFNEQPNFLTRNLNKSANCEEKSSTIVECSTRDLMRVKRSYQAEPSEYGNQVKKVQIGAEGREDSFLYSESNHDKKEKRLRDSLISRTAITDQPRECNERSSYLALQLQAEPGDIKADKSNCPSYCKLPLSSSSLLTNASKDGVLLSSEGPHVEVVSRASAGFQRSASTSQGTKDIFQLPDVENQKSTIYMGSCGCCSRENVDSCMKCLSQYPAGPSHSISTVTGVSGDVSELIGMTFSKKPPKAEFTDEPGRSVQSARGAPSYHVVKNKTRTCVQDRDLDECPPFFEGNDLVGEKICSIKYGTDDYAHCQDSVLGVPVHYQNDGSYLYMLTPVYSPPRSECVRQWLSVDCIDSSKMDVVSGPPMNPSTKVCSDDVAELQDSQSTFGDQPLMDSASASEPNTNQLQAKENCQESTGVHDARMKQQDEEIILKYNPSLGGSQNLSQISGPDRKSRLTPLSQTGFRDPASIGCGQQLTILSIEVQAESRGDLKPDPRFDAVRIVVLFFQEDDDFRSDTHVLLHCNGESVQRDLDGVSECKVLTFSEERQVFFHFIKIIKSFDPDIFMGWDIQGGSLGFLAERAAYLGIGLLNKISRSPSEGNIASRDSEGGKLSDIFSDAVAADPMSHEDAAIIDDEWGRTHASGVHVGGRIVLNIWRLMRGEVKLNLYTLEAVAEAVLRRKIPYIPNKVLTNWFLSGPGRARYRCIEYFLERAKLNLQIMNQLDVVNRTSELARIFGIDFFSVLSRGSQYRVESMFLRLAHAQNYVAISPGNQQVASQPAMECIPLVMEPKSGFYADPVVVLDFQSLYPSMIIAYNLCFCTCLGKVTSTKANILGVSSYSPDKNVVHNLKDEILLTPNGVMYVPPRVRKGVLPRLLEEILDTRIMVKTAMKKLAPGQQVLHRIFNARQLALKLIANVTYGYTAAGFSGRMPCAELADSIVQCGRRTLECAISFVNTNHRWNAKVIYGDTDSMFVLLEGRSVEEAFRIGHEIASEVTAMNPNPVTLKMEKVYDSCFLLTKKRYVGYSYENIVQSKPVFDAKGIETVRRDTCGAVSKIMERSLRVFFEYRDIQKVKSYLVRQWKKIISGRVSLQDFVFAKEVRLGTYSAQTSSLPPAAIVATKAMRVDPRAEPRYAERVPYVVVHGEPGARLADVVVDPLDVLSIDSPYRLNDIYYIKKQIIPALQRVFGLVRADLNQWFSDMPRTEREVAGKRHLVAANAHRTRIDYYYLSKHCIICGELIQASSYVCQNCSRNEAVVAAALTGRTSMLERNIQHLAAICRHCGGGDWFVESGVKCTSLACSVFYERRKVQKELQSLSAVTTDTGFYPRCVVEWF, translated from the exons ATGTGGAAATACTCTAGTCAGGCTGATACTTCAACAGACCCAGATATCCCTAACATTAAGCGACAAAGTATCTCTGAACTTGAAGGAGATGCTATTGTTGATG CAATTGTGAATCAGCAGTTGATATCCTACATGTCCGTTTCACAAACCTGTTCCCAAGAGAAAATGGTTCAGTCGCTAATACCGATTTGGGAG GAGGAGTTTGCAAGGAATGGGTTGTATGAAGTGGGCTTGCCTCCTGATCCCGGTAAACCACTTCAAGATGATGTCTTGAAAACACTTTCACATGGGATTGGATATGAAGAGATTCTAATGGAATTAAGCAATGATGTGAAGGTTTCTTCTGATATGCTGCAGTCAATAACCTCATCAATGAATGATGGGAACATTGCCAATGTTGAGCATGGTGGCTCTTTAAATAGTATACGTGAACCATCCAAATGCTCAAAAGAAGGATTATTTCAAGATCATGTTGTGGAGAAAAGGGAGGAAACTGATGCATGTCCCAAGCAATTGTTAGTTGATCAGATGGAAGCAACTGTTTCCGTGGTACCCTCACAGGATGTGAAG GCTTCTGATCAGGACGCCTTAAGACTTCTAAATTGGCTTGCATCTTCTCAAGCTGCAGAAGACATAAACTCCGATGATGACCTTGGTCAGGAAACGATTTTGAGTCCTTCAATGCCAGCAACAACTATTGATACGGTGTTGGAGAAGGCAAATGTAGCCTATGAGAATGAGTCTCAGCAAGAGTGTGAGGACATTCTTGATTCTGTTCGCGATTGTTATTTTGAAGAATTAGAGAGAAAGACTTCCCAGTCCATCAGCAACAATCGTTCATGCAGAAGTTCATCGAGTATGATTATTCCTCAGCTGGATGGCTCCAATGATGATCCAAACCCCTTTCCTTTTGTTAATGATTCATctgaaacatataaaaaattCGGGAGATCTTCCCAAGCAGATTCATGGAATAAGGCTACTTTAGCTACCAACAATAAGCACAGAAACAAAAGACCAGGATGGTGCTCTTTACCCATTGCTTTGGGTCAGAATCTGAATGATTCACATCCAAATCCAGTTCACACACCTAGCAGTCACATCTGTGACGAAAGAGCTGGCAGGCGAACTTCTTCTCACATGAATTTTAACGAACAGCCTAATTTTCTAACAAGAAATTTGAATAAATCTGCTAATTGTGAAGAAAAATCTAGTACCATAGTTGAATGTTCTACACGTGACTTGATGAGGGTAAAAAGATCCTATCAGGCTGAGCCTTCTGAATATGGAAATCAGGTAAAAAAGGTACAAATTGGTGCCGAAGGAAGAGaagattcttttctttattcaGAATCCAATCATGACAAGAAAGAGAAGAGGCTTCGTGATTCCTTGATATCGCGAACAGCTATCACAGATCAACCAAGAGAATGTAATGAGAGGAGCTCATATCTTGCACTTCAGTTGCAGGCTGAGCCTGGTGATATTAAAGCTGACAAATCAAATTGTCCTTCATATTGTAAGTTGCCACTTTCATCCAGCTCTCTGCTGACAAATGCATCAAAAGATGGAGTGCTTCTTTCTTCTGAAGGACCTCATGTTGAGGTTGTCAGCAGAGCATCTGCAGGTTTTCAGAGGAGTGCATCAACATCACAAGGGACTAAAGATATATTCCAGCTTCCTGATGTTGAGAATCAAAAATCTACTATTTACATGGGAAGCTGTGGATGCTGTAGTCGCGAAAATGTTGACAGCTGTATGAAAT GTTTAAGTCAATATCCTGCTGGTCCTAGTCATTCAATATCTACAGTAACTGGTGTATCTGGTGACGTTTCGGAACTTATAGGTATGACCTTCAGCAAGAAACCTCCTAAGGCGGAATTCACAGATGAACCTGGACGCAGTGTTCAATCTGCCCGTGGTGCCCCTAGTTACCATGTGGTGAAAAATAAAACAAGGACATGTGTTCAGGATAGAGATTTAGATGAATGCCCCCCTTTCTTTGAGGGGAATGACCTTGTAGGAGAAAAGATATGCAGTATTAAGTATGGAACAGATGACTACGCTCATTGTCAAGACAGTGTGTTGGGTGTACCTGTTCACTATCAAAATGATGGGTCTTATCTATACATGTTGACTCCTGTGTATTCACCACCACGAAGTGAATGTGTTCGGCAATGGCTGTCAGTTGATTGCATAGATTCTTCTAAAATGGATGTAGTTTCGGGCCCACCAATGAATCCATCAACAAAGGTTTGCTCTGATGATGTAGCAGAATTACAGGATTCTCAATCTACCTTTGGTGATCAGCCTTTGATGGATTCAGCTTCTGCTTCAGAACCAAATACAAATCAACTTCAAGCTAAAGAAAATTGTCAGGAAAGCACTGGTGTCCATGATGCAAGAATGAAACAGCAAGATGAAGAGATTATTTTGAAATACAATCCATCACTGGGTGGATCTCAAAATCTCTCCCAGATATCCGGTCCTGATAGAAAATCAAGGCTAACTCCATTAAGTCAAACTGGTTTTCGAGACCCGGCTAGTATTGGTTGTGGACAGCAGTTAACAATATTGAGCATAGAGGTCCAAGCAGAATCCAGGGGTGATCTGAAACCTGATCCTCGATTTGATGCTGTAAGAATCGTTGTTCTTTTTTTTCAGGAAGATGATGATTTTAGATCTGATACTCATGTACTTTTGCATTGCAATGGTGAATCTGTTCAAAGGGACCTTGATGGAGTATCTGAATGTAAAGTTTTAACTTTCTCTGAAGAGAGGCAAGTATTCTTTCATTTCATAAAGATTATTAAATCTTTTGACCCTGACATATTTATGGGCTGGGATATTCAAGGTGGTTCCCTTGGTTTTCTTGCTGAAAGGGCTGCATACCTTGGCATTGGTTTGCTTAACAAAATATCTCGCTCTCCATCTGAGGGCAACATAGCTTCTAGAGACTCTGAAGGAGGAAAACTAAGTGATATTTTTTCTGATGCTGTTGCTGCTGACCCAATGTCTCATGAAGATGCTGCAATAATCGATGATGAATGGGGCCGAACTCACGCCAGTGGCGTCCATGTAGGGGGTAGAATTGTCCTTAACATTTGGCGACTGATGCGTGGTGAAGTGAAGCTGAACTTGTACACACTTGAAGCCGTGGCTGAAGCTGTGCTGAGAcgaaaaattccatatattcctAACAAGGTATTGACAAATTGGTTTTTAAGTGGTCCTGGACGTGCTAGATACAGATGTATAGAATACTTTTTAGAGAGGGCAAAGCTGAACCTTCAGATCATGAATCAACTCGATGTGGTAAATCGAACATCAGAGCTTGCACGAATTTTTGGCATTGACTTTTTTTCAGTTCTTTCTCGGGGTTCACAGTACCGTGTTGAATCAATGTTTCTGAGGCTTGCTCATGCACAAAATTATGTTGCCATTTCTCCTGGAAACCAACAAGTTGCTTCTCAACCTGCCATGGAATGTATACCCCTTGTCATGGAACCAAAATCTGGATTTTATGCAGACCCTGTTGTCGTTTTGGATTTTCAGTCACTTTATCCATCCATGATAATTGCTTATAACCTCTGCTTCTGTACTTGCCTTGGTAAAGTTACTTCTACGAAAGCCAACATCCTCGGTGTTAGTTCATATTCACCTGATAAAAATGTGGTGCATAATTTAAAGGATGAAATATTGCTCACTCCAAATGGTGTTATGTATGTGCCTCCCAGGGTCCGGAAGGGGGTACTACCTCGCTTGTTGGAAGAAATTTTAGATACTAGGATCATGGTTAAAACAGCAATGAAGAAATTGGCTCCTGGACAGCAAGTTCTTCACCGGATATTCAATGCAAGACAACTTGCTTTGAAGCTAATAGCAAATGTGACCTATGGGTATACAGCTGCTGGATTTAGTGGACGCATGCCCTGTGCTGAGCTTGCTGACAGTATTGTCCAGTGTGGCCGCAGAACATTGGAATGTGCAATTTCATTTGTTAACACAAATCATAGGTGGAATGCTAAAGTTATTTATGGTGATACGGACAG TATGTTTGTACTCCTCGAAGGACGGTCCGTTGAAGAAGCTTTTCGAATTGGTCATGAAATTGCATCAGAAGTAACTGCAATGAACCCAAATCCAGTCACGTTAAAGATGGAAAAGGTTTACGATTCGTGCTTCCTCCTTACTAAGAAACGATATGTTGGTTATAGTTATGAGAACATTGTCCAAAGCAAACCAGTCTTTGATGCTAAAGGTATTGAGACAGTACGCAGAGATACATGTGGGGCTGTGTCCAAGATAATGGAGCGCTCTTTAAGAGTCTTTTTTGAATACAGGGATATTCAGAAG GTGAAATCTTACCTGGTGCGTCAGTGGAAAAAGATTATTTCAGGCAGAGTATCTCTTCAGGATTTTGTGTTTGCAAAAGAGGTACGCTTAGGCACCTATTCTGCACAGACTTCTTCACTTCCACCAGCAGCAATTGTTGCCACTAAAGCAATGAGAGTTGACCCTAGGGCAGAACCTCGGTATGCAGAACGAGTGCCTTATGTTGTGGTTCATGGTGAACCTGGTGCCAGGTTGGCTGATGTAGTGGTAgatcccttggatgtcctttcaaTTGATTCACCTTACAGGCTAAATGACATATATTACATCAAGAAACAGATAATCCCAGCTCTGCAACGAGTATTTGGGCTCGTTCGAGCCGACTTGAATCAGTGGTTTTCAGATATGCCCCGTACAGAGAGGGAGGTTGCCGGTAAACGTCACCTGGTTGCTGCAAATGCTCACAGAACTAGAATTGATTATTACTATCTGTCAAAACATTGTATCATATGCGGTGAGCTGATCCAGGCATCTAGTTACGTCTGTCAAAACTGCTCCAGAAATGAAgctgttgttgctgctgctttaacAGGAAGAACTTCAATGTTGGAAAGAAACATCCAACACCTTGCTGCT ATATGTCGGCACTGTGGAGGAGGAGATTGGTTCGTAGAAAGTGGGGTGAAATGCACATCTCTTGCATGTTCTGTTTTCTACGAAAGGAGGAAAGTCCAGAAAGAACTGCAATCTCTTTCTGCTGTTACTACAGACACAGGTTTTTATCCTAGGTGTGTGGTGGAATGGTTCTAA